Below is a genomic region from Xiphophorus couchianus chromosome 9, X_couchianus-1.0, whole genome shotgun sequence.
GGGCCTTGCCCTGTGATTCTTCTGCGACAGGTGGCGCGAGCTCACCCTTCACCTGCGGCTGTAGTTTAAACTTCTGGCTCGGTTCAGGAGACTTTGCGGTCTTCCCACCCTCACCAGCTCCGCCGTCCTCCTCCGCCGTCCCCTCGGTGCCCTCTCCTGGCCCTTCTCCCGGGTCGCCGTGCGGCTCTACGGTCGCCGTCGCCTCAGAGGACGCATCCTTGATGTTGTTATTGTCGTCCACGAGGAATGACGTGACGCTCCGGTAAGCTATGGGGGAGTACACGGCCAGGGTTCGTGGATAACGAACGCCACCTGTTGCCTTTGGACTGCTGGGCGTGGCGGGCTCCCGCCTCTTCCTGCGCTGGAAGTCCCGCTTCATGGCCTGCAGGGTCCGCGGGCCGATGGCGCACTGCACAGAGGCGTCCTTCTTCGGGTTGACCTGCACCGCCACATCCTTGGTATTGGCCTTCCGGAGCCTCGGGGTAAGTTTGGGGTTGATCTGGGATAAGATGGATTTCAGCTGGGCGCGCTGGTGGTTGTTGATCGCGTCAGAGTTGTCTCCGTAGTGGGAGAAATAACCTTTATATTTCCACCCCGCGTCTCTGGGCCGGGTGTACCTGCCCACGTAAGGGTTGTAAGATGAATAGAAGTATCTGTCGACTGGCTCTTCGCCATatgttgccatttttttctttgctcaacCAGGCCAACCTGCGTGTTGTAACTATTTAAATAGATTGGACAGCGAGAGCCCGCCATCAGGCCTGATTGGGTTCAGCTGTAGAGTTTCAGCTCAGATATTAAACATGAAACACGTAGACTTCTCATGTAGGTAACGAAAGTCTAGATATGTTGGCTAAGGAGGCTgttaaaaatagtaaatattGATATTTGTCTAAATACAGTTGTCTAATTCTGAAGGCATAAGTATAGTTTGAGAGAAAGTAAGAAGTTACGAAAAATGGGATAGGATAATGAGATAAAAGGGAGACATTTAGATAGGATTTAACATTAGTGTTATAAAAATTAGAGGAATAAATAGAAGGGATTAGataagtataaataaaataagaactggtagagaaacatttttactggtTTATGTAATTGGTTTAATATTAGCTGcagaaaatgtgtgtaaaagaATATTATTGAGTAAGTAAAGAAGGTCTAATAGGGAACtcaaatttgaaaatgtggTTGCTCAGTGGAAAGTAATGCAGGGAAAGgaaagatattttgttttctgaaaagtacCGGACTCGTTAAGCGAATTGGAGGAAAGGAAATGATGAGTAGCAAAATCCAAGAGATGACAATAGTGCAACATTGAtggatagaaaaacaaatagacTACATATAGATCTTTAATTGCTCTATACAGTAATGTACAGATACAGCTTGGCACAGGCTTGGTTGCACGTTTTGATATGTTTAAATCATCACTTACACATGGTCATAaatctttgtaaatgtttttttttact
It encodes:
- the zar1 gene encoding zygote arrest protein 1 yields the protein MATYGEEPVDRYFYSSYNPYVGRYTRPRDAGWKYKGYFSHYGDNSDAINNHQRAQLKSILSQINPKLTPRLRKANTKDVAVQVNPKKDASVQCAIGPRTLQAMKRDFQRRKRREPATPSSPKATGGVRYPRTLAVYSPIAYRSVTSFLVDDNNNIKDASSEATATVEPHGDPGEGPGEGTEGTAEEDGGAGEGGKTAKSPEPSQKFKLQPQVKGELAPPVAEESQGKARVRFQFLEQKYGYYHCRECNLRWESAYVWCVQGTNKVYFKQFCRKCQKGFNPYRVEDITCHTCNKARCSCALTQRHVDPKRPHRQDLCGRCKGKRLSCDSTFSFKYII